A stretch of the Aegilops tauschii subsp. strangulata cultivar AL8/78 chromosome 4, Aet v6.0, whole genome shotgun sequence genome encodes the following:
- the LOC109738338 gene encoding uncharacterized protein: MEAPLHQLAPMQQALLAHPQNCKHDAAATMAATDMACLQQQQQQLMQLQPAAANPNTPSGAAREQCPRCASYDTKFCYYNNYNTSQPRHFCRACRRYWTLGGSLRNVPIGGSTRKRLRPAPQQAMRRPPVHFGAPPPPMPAQSHSQQAPQGGLLSSLFALGAAPLFEGRVGFDLGLGLPGLSQVGLGGSAGEFGLHSLGLRGGHAGTSAPMLWPTAFLDNGNVDTWKVSGGGAAAMWAPEFSPAPAVAQVGGNGMFHGGAQIM; this comes from the coding sequence ATGGAAGCTCCTCTGCACCAGCTGGCCCCCATGCAGCAGGCACTGCTCGCCCATCCCCAGAACTGCAAGCACGACGCCGCGGCGACGATGGCCGCGACGGACATGGCGTgcctccagcagcagcagcagcagctgatGCAGCTGCAGCCGGCGGCGGCGAACCCGAACACGCCCTCGGGCGCGGCGCGGGAGCAGTGCCCGCGGTGCGCGTCGTACGACACCAAGTTCTGCTACTACAACAACTACAACACGTCGCAGCCGCGCCACTTCTGCCGCGCCTGCCGCCGCTACTGGACGCTCGGGGGCTCCCTCCGCAACGTCCCCATCGGGGGCTCCACCCGCAAGCGCCTGCGCCCGGCGCCGCAGCAGGCCATGCGCCGCCCGCCCGTCCACTTCGGCGCGCCTCCGCCGCCGATGCCGGCGCAGTCGCACTCCCAGCAGGCTCCGCAAGGCGGCCTTCTCAGCTCGCTGTTCGCGCTCGGCGCGGCGCCGCTGTTCGAGGGCCGCGTCGGGTTCGACCTCGGCCTCGGCCTGCCCGGGCTGAGCCAGGTGGGGCTCGGAGGCAGCGCCGGGGAGTTTGGCCTGCACTCCCTCGGGCTCCGGGGCGGCCATGCAGGGACGTCGGCGCCGATGCTCTGGCCGACCGCGTTCTTGGACAACGGCAATGTGGACACGTGGAAAGtatccggcggcggggcggctgcCATGTGGGCGCCGGAGTTCTCTCCTGCACCGGCGGTGGCACAGGTCGGCGGCAATGGCATGTTCCATGGCGGGGCCCAGATAATGTGA